The sequence ACCTTAAAGCGACTTATAAACGCACATAAGCATCCTTCTCAACAACAGCAGGCAATTACATAGGGGAATATACCAACAGATAGAGGTAATAAGAAGCTTTCGAATATTTCGAATATAGTTACCATTAGTTAAGTACACTATCAGGTAGATTCATTATGCAAGCCATTGAATCAAAGCTGCCTTCTGCTGAAGCAGCAGCAATCGCGAAAGCCTCCAGTCAGGAGTTATCGGCATTCATTGAGACCAAAGCCGAAATTCAGGAGTTGTCGATCACCGATGCTGCTGGCATTGCCCACAAGGTCGCTATGCCAGTAACAGCCTTGCGATTGTTGGTCGATGTTTTGACACAGCTAGGGGATGGCAACACAGTAAAATTGGTTCCTATCCATGCTGAGCTAACCACCCAGGAAGGCGCTGATTTGCTTAATATCTCCAGGCCAACTTTTATAAAGCTGCTCGATGATGGGGTTATCCCATTTACTTACACCGGCAATCGCAGAAAAGTGCTCTATGTTGATGTGCGAAATTATCAGAAAAAGCTTGAGCTGGATCGTTTATCAACACTAGAAAAGCTGAGTGTTTACTCAAAAACAGGTCCGATCTAACCAGAGAGCAATTGGGGCGTGTTCGAGATTTGATGAATCAACATGTACCAGGCTCCCTTGTTTCTGGGTTTGAGCCTTTGATTGAAGGAATTGCCCTGCCAGATCCCAATGATCGCCATGTTGTAGCTACGGCCATACAAACTCGTGCAGAAGCCATTATAACCTTTAACCTAAAAGATTTCCCCGATGAGTTTGTAAGCAACCTCATGGATTTAAATATAGGTGCAGTGATTGAAGCTGCGCGATGTCAACGTGCCAGCTTAAAAAATCCACCATTTACAGCTTCAGATTTTCTGGATCTTCTTCAGAAACAAAAACTACCAAGCAGCGTCTCTCGCCTCCGACCTTTTGAAATGATGATTTAAAACCAATAGAGGGAAACCTTCGCTATACTCGCGTAGGCTTTCCAGAAACTGTACTGGATCACTACAAATGTCATTCAATAATGAATAAAAGGCCACCACCCCCAACAAGTTACAACTCATCCACTACCTCATTCACTTCATCTCCAATAATCCCAAGATAACGCTTTGCCATCTGTTTATTAAAACCAAGCTGCTTGTTTAACGAACTGGGGTTCAGTTTGAAGTCAGGCTTTTCCTCTATTTTCGCTTTCACGGCACTATGTAATGCATTGATATTCTTTCGTTGCAGCTCTGCATGCCCATCAAATTGGCTGAGCAGTTCAATACGCTTATCTGCCAACTGTTGTACACCTGCTTCTGTATACCTCAAGCCCTCATCTGAATCAAAATCAAGAATAAGAGCTTTATAAATCAGTTGTGTTTCTATATGCTCATGCATAAACATCGCTTGCAAAAAAGCATCTTGGGTTCCACCATTTTCTTTGAACCAGCTTTCGTAATGCTCATGCAAAACCATTTTTCCATAAATATTACGGCTGTCTTTAAAAACGGCTTCTGGACTATTAAATACCGTTTTTGCCAACTCATTCAGTGACTTAGCCATCCTCACATTCACTTTGGTGTTTCTATCACTATCCTTTTCAAATTCCTTAAGTAAAGCCACTTCAGGAACTCTTCTTAAATGCCAGATAGCTGTCAGTAC is a genomic window of Spartinivicinus poritis containing:
- a CDS encoding excisionase family DNA-binding protein encodes the protein MQAIESKLPSAEAAAIAKASSQELSAFIETKAEIQELSITDAAGIAHKVAMPVTALRLLVDVLTQLGDGNTVKLVPIHAELTTQEGADLLNISRPTFIKLLDDGVIPFTYTGNRRKVLYVDVRNYQKKLELDRLSTLEKLSVYSKTGPI